In one window of Candidatus Syntrophosphaera sp. DNA:
- a CDS encoding RidA family protein, producing MQSISTNHAAEAVGPYSQAVMKGNMLFVSGQLGIDPASGQMEQGFEAQANRVFSNVKAILEAAGMHLADVVKVSVFLKDMNDFAALNEIYARNFSSPFPAREAIEVARLPKDGQVEISVIAMR from the coding sequence ATGCAATCAATCAGCACCAACCACGCCGCCGAGGCCGTGGGACCCTATTCCCAGGCGGTCATGAAAGGCAATATGCTCTTTGTGTCCGGCCAATTGGGCATCGATCCGGCCAGCGGACAAATGGAACAAGGCTTTGAAGCCCAGGCCAATCGAGTGTTCAGCAATGTCAAGGCTATCCTGGAAGCCGCGGGAATGCATCTGGCCGATGTCGTGAAGGTGAGCGTGTTCCTCAAGGACATGAACGACTTCGCCGCCCTGAACGAGATCTACGCGCGCAATTTCAGCTCGCCCTTCCCGGCCCGCGAGGCGATCGAGGTGGCCAGGCTGCCCAAAGACGGGCAGGTCGAGATCTCCGTGATCGCGATGAGGTAG
- a CDS encoding cob(I)yrinic acid a,c-diamide adenosyltransferase, whose product MGISTKTGDSGQTSLYSGERVWKDDPRVDAYGSLDELDAHIGEARHYVNDPGARDILEDVQEKLYRVMGTLASKSGDYPHSVTNADVEQLTALITRLEEKTPLKGFVLPGSLPSSAKLDICRTIARRAERHVVTLSRSEQVAPQLMQFVNRLSDLFFILARSLEAAEGAIRYEEHQNK is encoded by the coding sequence ATGGGCATCAGCACCAAGACCGGAGACAGCGGCCAGACCTCGCTTTACAGCGGGGAACGGGTTTGGAAAGACGACCCGCGCGTGGACGCCTACGGCTCGCTGGACGAGCTGGACGCCCATATCGGGGAAGCCCGGCATTATGTGAATGACCCCGGTGCCAGGGACATCCTCGAGGACGTGCAGGAAAAGCTGTACCGGGTTATGGGCACCCTGGCCTCCAAAAGCGGGGATTATCCGCATTCCGTCACAAACGCTGATGTTGAGCAGCTCACGGCTTTGATTACCAGACTGGAGGAAAAGACGCCCCTGAAGGGATTCGTCCTCCCCGGCTCGCTGCCCTCCTCAGCCAAGCTGGACATCTGCCGCACCATCGCCCGCCGCGCCGAGAGGCACGTGGTCACCCTTTCCCGCTCCGAACAGGTCGCGCCACAGCTTATGCAATTTGTGAACCGGCTTTCCGACCTCTTCTTCATCCTGGCCAGAAGCCTGGAAGCTGCCGAGGGGGCGATCCGCTATGAGGAGCATCAGAATAAATGA